TTATACGACGACAGCAAGTAGTAGGAGTACATAATAATGTGGACGATCGAATTCAGAACCATGATTGACATCTCCTGGTAAGCTGTAATTGGATGATTGATAAAGTTATATTATGGAAACGCACTTTAAACGAATTTGTATCGTTCATCTTACAAAGGCTGAGCTTAAGACTCCACCAAACAATTAGGAAAGTGCTGATGTGATGATAGACGTGCAGTGCTGACACCTGGTTCTGTTTCTTGCGCAGAACAAAGAAGATTGTTTCAATCAGCTCGACCATTCGCAGGCACATCGCCAGCCATCCATAATAGACGGCGTCATAGCCATGTTCGATATCGTTGACGGACATTCTTGGCGTACATCTTCCGATGAAGCTGAATTTGAATCCTACCTTAATGTACTGTAAGGAGTgtcgaaaaaagaaaataatcagcGACTGAATAGAAGATTTTTGTCGGAATAATCAGCGGCTGTTTAGTATTCGCCAAACATACTTACATTCATCACCAAATAAGAACAAGCCATGACTTGGAAGACGTTATAGGCGGCTATAACCAACTTCAAGTTGTAGGGTTTGCGATTTTCCATGTAGCTGAAAGCAATAATTAGCAACCTTTTGAAAGCGTTCGCTCTTTGTTATGCGCCAAAGCTACTGACTGCAGTTTTCGATTTTGGCCTTTTTTCAGGTTTTCTTCTGAACATAATCAATACTCACTTAGGACCCCATTTGTAGACTAAGTATAAGTAGATGGCAATAACGATTGAACTCGGCACCGGCGACGCCATCAATGGGAATTTGTCGATCGTGTCCTCTGAAAGCATAAAGAGTGTGGGTGAATAATGCGTATTGTGATTTCACTTCCTATTTGTTTGAAGCTTTTCGTATTTTTCTGAATACTGGGatagatttctgatttcagacTTCAGGTAGATTTtagatttgagatgtttttctGGTATTACAATTAAATTCTGATTCCTATAGAGCCGAGTCgtagaaaattgaaattcgataacatattttttttttcaatgttcaataatttaaatacgccacaaaaaatgtgttttgaagcttttggctcaatttagattttttaacccTTATAACCCATGACCCataaatctcaaattttgaagattttcaatctttcatCTGAAAGATCCGTGGTATTTGA
This sequence is a window from Uranotaenia lowii strain MFRU-FL chromosome 3, ASM2978415v1, whole genome shotgun sequence. Protein-coding genes within it:
- the LOC129758505 gene encoding elongation of very long chain fatty acids protein 7-like, with translation MDILQMNLTDFTFYDLINVKGVEDTIDKFPLMASPVPSSIVIAIYLYLVYKWGPNYMENRKPYNLKLVIAAYNVFQVMACSYLVMNYIKVGFKFSFIGRCTPRMSVNDIEHGYDAVYYGWLAMCLRMVELIETIFFVLRKKQNQVSALHVYHHISTFLIVWWSLKLSLSYQEMSIMVLNSIVHIIMYSYYLLSSYKFFHPVTNRVKPFITIIQLVQLVTMLVHVYAALQPTCTANKFIYTLHAINLVILISLFTNFYLKTYIKKTRRVKQS